In one Pelecanus crispus isolate bPelCri1 chromosome 12, bPelCri1.pri, whole genome shotgun sequence genomic region, the following are encoded:
- the PEX12 gene encoding peroxisome assembly protein 12 translates to MAELGAHLTAASAGDDRPSIFEAVAQDSLMAAVKPALQHLVKVLAESNPGRYGFLWHWFDEIYLLLDLLLQQHYLARCSASFSENFYSLKRIPIGDPRQQLLATAGLPKRQHWKSLLLLVLVPYLKGKLEKLVSSLREEDEYSIHPPSSSWKRFYRAFLAAYPFVNMTWEGWFLIQQLCYILGKAQHHSPMLRLAGVRLVRLTAEDIQALEKKLAGATSSQTHSIKTQVQSAARKALGGIAFSLSTGLSVSVFFLQFLDWWYSSENQETIKSLTALPTPPPPVHLDHGAGSALLPKLKTVCPLCRKIRVNATALSTSGFVFCYRCVYSYVKTHQRCPITGYATELQHLVKLYSPES, encoded by the exons ATGGCGGAGCTCGGCGCCCACCTCACGGCCGCCTCGGCCGGCGACGACCGGCCCTCCATTTTCGAGGCGGTGGCCCAGGACAGCCTGATGGCCGCCGTGAAACCCGCCCTGCAGCACCTGGTCAAG GTGCTTGCTGAGTCTAATCCTGGCCGATACGGCTTCCTCTGGCACTGGTTTGATGAGATCTACCTCCTTCTGGAtttgctgctccagcagcactaTCTGGCCAGGTGCAGTGCctccttttctgaaaacttcTATAGTTTAAAGAGGATACCAATAGGAGATCCCAGGCAGCAACTTCTGGCCACTGCTGGCCTGCCAAAGAGGCAGCACTGGAAGTCTCTCCTCTTGCTGGTTCTTGTTCCTTACCTAAAAGGAAAGCTAGAGAAACTGGTGTCCAGCCTGAGGGAAGAGGATGAGTATTCCATCCACCCTCCATCATCATCCTGGAAGCGCTTTTACAGAGCCTTTCTAGCTGCCTACCCCTTTGTAAACATGACCTGGGAGGGCTGGTTTCTTATCCAGCAACTGTGCTATATCCTTGGGAAAGCTCAGCATCATTCACCCATGCTGCGGCTGGCGGGTGTTCGCCTGGTCAGACTGACTGCGGAGGATATCCAGGCCCTGGAGAAGAAATTGGCTGGAGCCACCTCAAGTCAAACACACAG CATTAAAACACAAGTGCAGTCAGCAGCAAGGAAGGCGTTGGGTGGCATTGCCTTCTCCCTGTCCACCGGGCTGTCCGTCAGTGTGTTCTTCCTCCAGTTCCTGGACTGGTGGTACTCCTCAGAAAACCAAGAGACGATCAAATCTCTGACAGCGCTCCCAACTCCTCCACCCCCTGTGCACCTCGACCACGGGGCCGGCTCAGCTCTCTTACCCAAACTGAAGACCGTGTGCCCTCTGTGCCGCAAAATTCGTGTCAATGCCACAGCCCTGTCCACATCCGGCTTTGTGTTTTGCTACCGCTGTGTGTACAGTTATGTGAAGACTCACCAGCGCTGCCCGATCACAGGCTAcgccacagagctgcagcatcTTGTCAAACTGTACTCTCCTGAGAGCTGA